The proteins below come from a single Acidobacteriota bacterium genomic window:
- a CDS encoding sugar phosphate isomerase/epimerase — MHTLTRRNFLQTLSASVAAPAVIRANSWAAAKIKKLPLAVSTLGCPKWDWPTILKNTSQWGFAALELRGLLDQLDLPKCPELSGTRLQTSLKDLAALDLKVSDLGSSMNMHEPDAAKRATLMEETKRFIDLAHAMKVPYVRVFPNTLVKGEEKAVTIARIIAGLRELGDHAKGSGVSIIVESHGEFTNAPLLLEIIRGADHPQVAFLWDTHHTFVAGEAPEVTIGQLKDYLRHAHLKDSRPDSTVRNGHRYVLTGTGVVPVKEIVRVLVKNGHRGYYSFEWEKRGYAELEEPEIAFPHYVKVMREYLTEAGVKA; from the coding sequence ATGCATACCCTGACCCGCCGCAATTTCCTGCAAACCTTGAGCGCCAGCGTAGCCGCACCTGCCGTGATTCGTGCGAATAGTTGGGCCGCCGCGAAAATCAAAAAGCTGCCACTGGCCGTTTCGACGCTGGGCTGTCCGAAATGGGATTGGCCGACGATTCTGAAAAACACTTCGCAATGGGGTTTCGCCGCATTAGAACTGCGTGGACTGCTCGACCAATTGGATCTGCCGAAGTGCCCGGAACTCAGCGGCACACGGTTACAGACATCGCTCAAAGACCTGGCCGCGCTTGATTTGAAAGTCTCCGATTTGGGTTCCTCAATGAATATGCACGAACCTGATGCCGCCAAGCGCGCCACGCTGATGGAAGAAACCAAGCGCTTTATTGATCTAGCGCACGCGATGAAAGTGCCTTATGTGCGCGTCTTTCCAAATACATTAGTCAAAGGCGAGGAGAAAGCAGTGACTATCGCGCGCATCATCGCTGGTTTGCGCGAGTTGGGGGATCACGCCAAAGGCAGTGGCGTCAGCATCATTGTCGAATCGCATGGTGAATTCACCAATGCGCCGTTGCTGTTAGAGATCATCCGGGGAGCCGACCATCCACAGGTCGCGTTCCTGTGGGATACACACCACACCTTTGTCGCCGGTGAAGCGCCAGAGGTAACGATTGGGCAATTGAAAGATTACCTGCGGCACGCGCATCTCAAGGACTCACGTCCAGACAGCACGGTTCGGAACGGCCACCGCTATGTACTGACCGGTACTGGTGTGGTGCCTGTCAAAGAGATTGTGCGTGTGTTGGTAAAAAACGGCCATCGTGGTTATTACTCGTTTGAATGGGAGAAGCGCGGTTATGCCGAGCTAGAAGAACCCGAAATCGCGTTTCCGCATTATGTGAAAGTGATGCGCGAATATCTGACCGAAGCTGGCGTAAAGGCCTAG
- a CDS encoding c-type cytochrome, which yields MFHPRSWQRFSLLLFVLLALGAFLVRQESKPMQAADTSPEERGLHNLTHNAYGTPLLNLKLIELASKVWEPEWKAKLDPNDPASLRKVAFERYGLTDAVTSDNQGAPLQFVATKSGMWVQTCMLCHGGRVPITGESKIGMPNTELDMQTLYEDMTKATGMRGPFQLSFGMTRGRTNAFIFSLELVRRRNEDLSNRKEPLPMGEYADFDLDPPAWWYLKKKTALYSDGAATGDFTRPIMQFTMGEPNGEKIRGWENEFRDILAYLKSIEKPKYPLPIDAKLAQAGEQVFTKTCAGCHGTYDAAGKYPNKVIPLEVIGTDPMRLTKLSKEFRAYIDKTWFGQGGSQHILEPKGYVAPPLDGVWASAPYFHNGSVPTVYGVLTAEARPKYFRRVGTSKDYDTQNLGLKVEALNASAPKDTPAEARRRVVDTTLPGLSNSGHPFGFKLSEQEKRQVIEYLKTL from the coding sequence ATGTTTCATCCACGTTCATGGCAACGTTTCAGCTTGCTGCTTTTCGTGCTGCTCGCGCTCGGCGCATTCCTCGTTCGCCAGGAATCCAAGCCTATGCAAGCCGCCGACACTTCGCCGGAAGAACGCGGCTTGCACAATCTGACGCACAACGCCTATGGCACGCCGCTGCTCAACCTCAAGCTGATCGAACTCGCGTCAAAAGTCTGGGAGCCGGAATGGAAAGCCAAGCTCGACCCGAACGATCCGGCCTCGTTGCGTAAGGTCGCCTTTGAACGCTACGGCCTGACTGATGCCGTGACCAGTGACAATCAAGGCGCGCCGCTGCAATTCGTGGCGACCAAGAGCGGCATGTGGGTGCAAACCTGCATGCTCTGCCACGGCGGGCGCGTGCCGATCACTGGCGAGAGCAAGATCGGCATGCCCAACACCGAACTCGACATGCAAACCCTGTATGAAGACATGACCAAAGCCACCGGCATGCGTGGCCCGTTTCAATTGTCGTTTGGGATGACGCGCGGGCGCACCAACGCCTTCATCTTCAGTCTGGAACTGGTGCGGCGGCGCAACGAAGATTTGTCGAATCGCAAAGAGCCGCTGCCGATGGGCGAGTACGCCGACTTCGATCTGGACCCGCCCGCGTGGTGGTACCTGAAAAAGAAAACGGCGCTTTATTCCGATGGCGCGGCGACCGGCGATTTCACCCGCCCGATCATGCAATTCACGATGGGCGAGCCGAACGGCGAAAAGATTCGCGGCTGGGAAAACGAGTTCCGCGACATCCTGGCCTATCTGAAATCCATCGAGAAACCCAAATACCCGCTGCCGATTGACGCAAAGCTGGCGCAGGCGGGCGAACAGGTCTTCACCAAAACCTGCGCCGGTTGCCACGGCACGTATGACGCCGCTGGGAAATATCCGAACAAAGTCATCCCGCTCGAAGTCATCGGCACTGACCCCATGCGGCTGACCAAGCTGAGCAAAGAGTTTCGCGCTTACATTGATAAAACCTGGTTCGGTCAGGGTGGTTCGCAACACATCCTCGAACCGAAAGGCTACGTCGCGCCGCCGCTGGATGGCGTCTGGGCAAGTGCGCCGTATTTTCATAACGGTTCCGTGCCGACGGTTTACGGCGTGTTGACGGCGGAAGCGCGCCCGAAATACTTCCGCCGCGTGGGCACGAGCAAGGATTACGACACGCAGAATCTAGGTTTGAAGGTCGAAGCGTTGAACGCATCCGCACCGAAAGACACGCCTGCCGAAGCGCGGCGACGGGTGGTGGATACGACATTGCCAGGGTTGAGCAATTCTGGGCATCCGTTCGGGTTCAAGCTGAGCGAACAGGAAAAGCGGCAGGTGATCGAGTATTTGAAGACGCTGTAG
- the epsI gene encoding EpsI family protein, which yields MKPNLSYLGMLLFLLCAAAFTHYLINARASEAVPPHAALATFPEQLGVWKQVEAQTLTPGSIRELGADDFTSRTYVNERGATVFLFIAYYATQRARSTYHSPQNCLPGAGWTLGDHQLHPLGTPPQFINEYLIEKDGAQMLALYWYHGRGRVVASEYWGRLYTLADAVTRGRTDGALIRVIVPLSAQQMQEQAREAGLAFAQSLLPLLPGFVPD from the coding sequence ATGAAACCCAACCTCAGTTACCTCGGCATGCTCCTCTTCCTACTCTGTGCCGCCGCCTTCACCCACTACCTAATCAACGCCCGCGCCAGCGAAGCCGTACCGCCTCACGCCGCGCTCGCGACCTTTCCTGAACAACTTGGTGTGTGGAAACAGGTCGAAGCCCAGACGCTGACGCCGGGTTCCATTCGCGAATTGGGCGCGGATGATTTCACGTCGCGCACCTACGTCAATGAGCGGGGCGCGACGGTGTTTCTGTTCATCGCCTACTACGCCACGCAGCGCGCGCGCAGCACCTATCATTCACCGCAAAACTGTCTGCCGGGGGCGGGCTGGACGCTGGGCGATCATCAGTTACATCCCTTGGGCACGCCGCCGCAATTCATCAACGAATACCTGATCGAAAAGGACGGCGCGCAGATGCTGGCGCTGTACTGGTATCACGGGCGCGGGCGCGTGGTGGCGAGCGAGTATTGGGGGCGGCTGTATACGCTGGCCGATGCTGTCACGCGCGGGCGCACAGATGGCGCGCTGATTCGCGTGATTGTGCCGTTGTCGGCGCAGCAGATGCAGGAGCAAGCGCGGGAGGCGGGGTTGGCGTTTGCGCAAAGTCTGTTGCCGTTGCTGCCCGGCTTTGTCCCCGATTAA
- a CDS encoding M1 family metallopeptidase, whose protein sequence is MRFRLCLLMLIVFLAVACQPAADPKSNEMQKTNESSAEKRDVHSYGNPEQVRVKHVDLNLQIQFDRKVMLGSVRLKLERLDKAARQLKLDTRGLKITNNISALDAAGKAEKLRFTLGLPDKILGAPLTIELPAYDCDVSIEYETAPDASGLQWLAPAQTAGKKQPYMFTQSESIHARSWIPLQDSPAVRVTYSARIHTPKELQAVMSAEVSPLGPSGVTASGYHFKVFEMKQAIPPYLIALAVGDIAFKPLSNRTGVYAEPATLDKAAKELEDTEKMVAATEKLYGPYRWGRYDILVLPPSFPYGGMENPRLTFATPTILAGDKSLVSLIAHELAHSWSGNLVTNATWRDFWLNEGFTTYLERRIIEALYGRERAEMEAVLGRQTLERSLAEADDRDEILHIDLTGRDPDDGSTEVPYEKGALLLRQMEETFGRARFDDFLKGYFDHFAFQSITTADFVTYLKKNLLDAEPQLAAKIPLDEWLYKPGLPASAPQPKSDAFALIETQANEWLQGKRPAAQLPVKDWATQQWLHFLRFLPPQLSKTQLEELDRAFKLTQSGNAEIAHIWLLIAIRNNYTAADARLAAYLKSIGRQKLIRPLYEELVKTPTGRARAMQIYKEARSGYHPIAVTAVDKIVQWPGAR, encoded by the coding sequence ATGAGATTCCGACTGTGCCTGCTGATGCTGATTGTTTTCCTGGCGGTGGCCTGCCAACCCGCCGCCGACCCAAAGAGCAACGAGATGCAAAAGACAAACGAATCGAGTGCCGAAAAACGCGATGTGCATTCGTATGGCAATCCCGAACAAGTGCGGGTGAAGCACGTTGACCTGAATCTGCAAATTCAATTCGACCGCAAGGTGATGCTGGGCAGTGTGAGGCTGAAACTCGAACGCCTGGATAAAGCGGCGCGCCAGCTCAAACTCGATACGCGCGGCCTGAAGATCACTAACAACATCAGCGCGCTTGACGCCGCTGGTAAAGCCGAGAAGTTGCGCTTCACGCTCGGCCTGCCCGATAAAATTTTGGGCGCGCCGTTGACGATTGAATTGCCCGCGTATGATTGCGATGTGAGCATTGAATATGAAACCGCGCCGGACGCTTCGGGCTTGCAATGGCTCGCACCCGCGCAAACGGCGGGGAAGAAGCAGCCATATATGTTCACGCAATCCGAGTCCATTCACGCGCGCAGTTGGATTCCGTTGCAGGATTCGCCCGCCGTGCGCGTGACCTATTCGGCGCGCATCCATACGCCCAAAGAGTTGCAAGCGGTGATGAGCGCCGAGGTTTCCCCCTTGGGGCCGAGTGGTGTGACGGCGTCAGGTTATCACTTCAAAGTCTTCGAAATGAAGCAAGCCATCCCGCCATACTTGATCGCGCTGGCGGTCGGCGACATCGCGTTCAAACCGCTCAGCAACCGCACAGGCGTTTATGCCGAACCGGCCACGCTCGACAAAGCCGCGAAGGAATTGGAAGACACAGAGAAGATGGTCGCGGCGACCGAGAAGCTTTATGGCCCGTATCGCTGGGGCCGTTACGACATTTTGGTGTTGCCGCCGAGCTTCCCCTATGGCGGAATGGAAAACCCGCGCCTGACCTTTGCAACGCCGACGATTCTGGCAGGCGACAAGAGTCTGGTGTCGCTGATCGCGCACGAACTGGCGCATTCGTGGTCGGGCAATCTGGTGACCAACGCGACGTGGCGCGATTTCTGGCTGAACGAGGGCTTCACCACTTATCTGGAACGCCGCATCATCGAGGCGCTGTATGGCCGCGAGCGCGCAGAGATGGAAGCCGTGCTGGGCCGCCAAACGCTCGAACGTTCGCTGGCCGAGGCCGATGACCGCGACGAAATCCTGCACATCGATCTGACGGGCCGTGATCCGGATGATGGTTCGACCGAAGTGCCGTATGAAAAGGGCGCACTGCTATTGCGCCAGATGGAAGAGACCTTTGGCCGCGCGCGCTTTGATGATTTCCTGAAAGGCTATTTCGATCACTTCGCCTTTCAGAGCATCACGACGGCGGATTTTGTTACCTATCTGAAAAAGAATTTGCTGGACGCTGAGCCGCAACTGGCCGCCAAAATCCCGCTTGACGAATGGCTCTACAAACCGGGCTTGCCCGCCAGCGCGCCGCAACCCAAGTCGGACGCCTTTGCCCTGATCGAAACGCAGGCCAACGAATGGCTGCAAGGCAAACGGCCCGCCGCGCAATTGCCGGTAAAGGATTGGGCGACGCAACAGTGGCTGCACTTCCTGCGCTTCCTGCCGCCGCAATTAAGCAAGACGCAACTGGAAGAACTCGACCGCGCGTTCAAGTTGACGCAATCAGGCAACGCCGAAATTGCGCACATCTGGCTGCTGATCGCGATTCGCAACAATTACACGGCGGCGGATGCGCGGCTGGCCGCATACCTGAAATCCATCGGCAGGCAAAAGCTGATTCGTCCGCTGTATGAAGAGTTGGTCAAAACGCCCACCGGGCGTGCGCGTGCAATGCAAATTTACAAGGAAGCGCGTAGCGGTTATCACCCGATTGCGGTGACGGCGGTGGATAAGATTGTGCAATGGCCGGGCGCGCGTTGA
- a CDS encoding acyl-CoA dehydrogenase family protein yields MFAPDKIQQHIVANVRQFVERHVLPVASQREHADEYPHEIVAGMKELGLFGCNVPEEYGGLALSYTTFAMVIEELARGWMSIVGPIGTHSVICDVINRFGTEEQKCAYLPGLASGERRGGLALSEADAGTDVQRLRTTATRVAGGYRLNGSKMWITNGRYGNTFVLAAKTDAKAEPPYKGISAFIVEKGPGFNVVRDIDKLGYKGVETCELHFDNFFVPEEHLIGGRENEGFKQVMTGLESERINVAARGVGLARAAFEDAIQYAQRRQTFGKPICEHQTIQIKLAEMGTKIEAARLLTYSAADKKDRGERCDLEAGMAKLFATETAQEVALEALRIHGGAGYAKDLNVERYYRDAPLLIVGGGTNELQRLIVAKGLLAKYPAK; encoded by the coding sequence ATGTTCGCGCCCGACAAGATACAGCAACACATCGTCGCCAACGTCCGCCAATTCGTCGAACGCCATGTTTTACCCGTCGCCAGCCAACGGGAACACGCCGATGAGTACCCACACGAGATTGTTGCCGGGATGAAAGAGCTGGGCCTGTTCGGTTGCAATGTGCCGGAAGAATACGGCGGGCTGGCGCTCAGTTACACCACCTTTGCGATGGTCATCGAAGAGTTGGCGCGTGGCTGGATGAGCATCGTCGGTCCCATCGGCACGCATTCGGTTATCTGTGACGTCATCAATCGCTTTGGGACGGAAGAACAAAAATGCGCTTACTTGCCGGGCCTGGCGAGTGGCGAACGACGCGGCGGCTTGGCGCTGTCTGAAGCCGACGCGGGCACCGATGTGCAACGGTTGCGCACGACGGCCACGCGCGTGGCGGGTGGCTATCGCCTCAACGGTTCCAAGATGTGGATCACCAACGGGCGGTACGGCAATACTTTCGTACTGGCGGCGAAAACGGATGCGAAGGCTGAGCCGCCGTACAAAGGCATCTCGGCGTTCATCGTTGAGAAAGGGCCGGGCTTCAATGTCGTGCGTGACATTGACAAGCTGGGGTACAAAGGCGTCGAAACCTGCGAATTGCACTTCGACAACTTCTTTGTGCCGGAAGAGCATCTGATTGGCGGGCGCGAGAACGAAGGTTTCAAACAGGTGATGACCGGCCTCGAAAGCGAACGCATCAACGTGGCGGCGCGCGGCGTGGGCTTGGCGCGCGCGGCGTTTGAAGACGCGATTCAATACGCGCAGCGGCGGCAGACCTTCGGCAAACCAATCTGCGAGCATCAAACCATTCAGATCAAGCTGGCCGAGATGGGCACGAAGATCGAAGCCGCGCGCCTGTTGACCTATTCCGCCGCCGATAAGAAAGATCGCGGCGAACGCTGCGATTTGGAAGCTGGGATGGCGAAGCTCTTCGCCACCGAGACGGCGCAGGAAGTGGCGCTCGAAGCGTTGCGGATTCACGGCGGCGCGGGGTATGCGAAAGATTTGAATGTTGAACGCTATTACCGCGATGCGCCGCTACTGATTGTTGGTGGCGGGACGAATGAGCTACAGCGGTTAATTGTGGCGAAGGGCTTGCTGGCGAAGTATCCGGCGAAATAA
- a CDS encoding Sir2 family NAD-dependent protein deacetylase → MNFAEATQLIAHSTKIVGFTGAGISTESGIPDFRSPGGVWATNRMIYFDEFLNDRDARSEAWRQKFLVWPEMRNAMPNAGHLAFAELERQARLAALITQNIDGLHQRAGNSAEAVIELHGTMTAAECLSCRLRIPMDEALARIAAGDPAPECEECGGLLKPATISFGQPMPGLPMQMAAIAAQTCEVFIAAGSSLVVYPAASFPEIAKESGATLIIINRTETPLDGMADLVVREEIGQALPKLIGLKQH, encoded by the coding sequence ATGAACTTTGCCGAAGCGACCCAACTCATCGCCCACTCCACCAAGATCGTCGGCTTCACCGGCGCGGGCATCTCGACCGAATCGGGCATCCCGGATTTCCGCAGCCCCGGCGGCGTCTGGGCTACGAACCGCATGATCTACTTCGACGAATTCCTCAACGACCGCGACGCGCGCAGCGAAGCCTGGCGGCAGAAGTTTCTGGTCTGGCCCGAGATGCGCAACGCCATGCCGAACGCCGGGCATCTGGCCTTTGCCGAACTGGAACGCCAAGCCAGGCTGGCGGCGCTGATCACCCAGAACATTGACGGCTTGCATCAACGCGCCGGCAACAGCGCAGAAGCGGTGATCGAATTGCACGGCACGATGACGGCGGCGGAATGCCTGTCCTGCCGGTTGCGCATCCCGATGGATGAGGCGCTGGCGCGCATCGCGGCGGGCGACCCCGCGCCGGAATGTGAAGAATGCGGGGGCTTGCTCAAACCGGCGACGATTTCCTTCGGCCAGCCAATGCCGGGCTTGCCAATGCAGATGGCCGCCATCGCCGCGCAAACCTGCGAGGTATTTATTGCCGCCGGTTCCTCGCTGGTCGTCTATCCGGCGGCGTCTTTCCCAGAAATCGCCAAGGAAAGCGGCGCCACGTTGATCATCATCAATCGCACCGAAACGCCGTTAGATGGGATGGCGGATTTGGTGGTACGGGAAGAAATCGGCCAGGCTTTGCCAAAATTGATCGGCCTCAAGCAGCATTGA